One part of the Musa acuminata AAA Group cultivar baxijiao chromosome BXJ1-5, Cavendish_Baxijiao_AAA, whole genome shotgun sequence genome encodes these proteins:
- the LOC135672876 gene encoding uncharacterized protein LOC135672876, whose translation MTEEATEKVTVSITPEIFKPKSSVRRLSMGKTKTRTSPCSPESEEKPVPHYLRTSTGSCHDFCKYGIKHDLEAKKRRPARQIFLANKGMPDDENNQVNAAAQQDRRKKVSHKIVVSQEKEQHTKKSEVIKQNDLPPEKIIQLCDSLTNLAEGSAEKYSNMKFSFPSTDQMIDSFLGHSPANQSDNSTEESTNIKLMTLSSISTINEFDEHKPTKSSEVLSDKTVSIKLDQTATQNGDDSTELAPIEGSSAEPVMVKHMVTASTQHIRDSALHTTVMEDTEFAEHVTSSRPDASPDKSTELPRSSNLPSNMKPKKYKDVSSAWNGLANGAAGCTGEDSTMKRKATLSTVPATGSPLYQEEELSNQRKQVISSSVGAEASRDVNKLKRGNKIIGISHRPKVIRQGKIDLSGVPNGKTAPNVWKTVSSVKPEAEQRIISVTPRVVKEKALSASKNVDASPERATSMRIKNLSFKTISRLTSSGGLARRNNERIMKFSSQSDRKEKVLEPSLSSLSMKPHTSGVSTAKPRMYRNVGTASQVKNQTRAGKLGMKKETLNAREATPEKINLKTMKQDLRKNKSHPSDEKDLDSGSKLGGVLREAVTQRFPTVISKGEIQRKHRRTASVHSEDKISASHKLKFNRGKVVSLQHESNAPRILRFRRARTANNIQNAKGDVYTKGYKSKTGPSGADSNSPMSKAPTVVLRHQDAQEKKDTQGLLNQVIEETASKLVETRKSKVKALVGAFETVISLQDSKAAPHAVP comes from the coding sequence ATGACTGAAGAGGCAACAGAGAAGGTTACTGTCTCCATAACCCCTGAGATATTCAAACCTAAAAGTTCTGTAAGGAGATTATCAATGgggaaaacaaaaacaagaacttCACCATGTTCTCCAGAAAGTGAGGAAAAGCCTGTTCCCCATTACCTTAGAACTTCTACAGGTTCTTGCCATGACTTCTGCAAGTATGGAATAAAGCATGATCTTGAAGCTAAGAAAAGGCGTCCTGCTCGTCAAATATTCTTAGCCAATAAAGGGATGCCTGATGATGAGAATAATCAAGTGAATGCTGCGGCTCAGCAAGACAGGAGAAAGAAAGTAAGCCATAAGATAGTGGTTTCTCAGGAAAAAGAACAACACACTAAAAAATCTGAGGTAATTAAACAGAATGACCTGCCACCTGAGAAGATAATTCAGCTTTGTGACTCGCTTACAAATTTGGCAGAAGGATCAGCTGAAAAGTATTCAAATATGAAGTTTAGTTTCCCTTCAACTGACCAGATGATTGATTCATTTCTTGGGCATTCACCTGCAAATCAATCTGATAATTCAACAGAGGAATCAACAAACATCAAGCTAATGACCCTGTCATCCATCTCAACAATCAATGAATTTGATGAGCATAAACCAACTAAATCGTCTGAAGTATTGTCTGATAAGACTGTAAGCATCAAGCTTGATCAGACAGCAACTCAGAATGGTGATGACTCTACTGAGCTTGCACCGATAGAAGGATCATCTGCAGAACCTGTTATGGTAAAGCATATGGTTACAGCATCAACCCAACATATCAGGGATTCAGCCCTGCATACAACTGTGATGGAAGACACTGAATTTGCTGAGCATGTAACATCCAGTAGGCCAGACGCATCACCAGATAAATCTACAGAATTACCCAGATCATCCAATTTACCCTCAAACATGAAACCTAAGAAATACAAGGATGTATCATCTGCTTGGAACGGACTTGCCAATGGTGCAGCAGGATGTACTGGGGAAGATTCAACCATGAAACGGAAAGCAACATTATCCACTGTACCTGCTACAGGCTCACCTCTATATCAGGAGGAAGAATTATCTAACCAAAGAAAACAGGTAATTAGTTCTAGTGTAGGTGCCGAAGCAAGCAGAGATGTGAACAAGCTCAAGAGAGGCAACAAAATTATTGGTATCTCTCACCGACCTAAAGTCATCAGACAAGGAAAGATTGATCTATCTGGGGTACCAAATGGCAAGACTGCACCAAATGTATGGAAAACAGTATCTTCTGTCAAGCCAGAGGCTGAACAGAGGATCATATCTGTAACACCTAGAGTAGTCAAGGAAAAAGCTTTATCAGCTAGTAAGAATGTCGATGCATCTCCTGAACGTGCAACCTCCATGAGAATCAAGAATCTATCATTTAAAACTATATCCCGATTGACTTCTTCAGGGGGACTAGCTCGAAGGAACAACGAGAGAATAATGAAGTTTTCAAGTCAATCAGACAGAAAAGAGAAAGTACTGGAACCATCATTATCCTCTCTGTCCATGAAACCTCATACTAGTGGAGTCTCAACCGCAAAGCCAAGGATGTATAGGAATGTGGGCACTGCCTCCCAAGTGAAAAATCAAACACGAGCTGGAAAGTTGGGAATGAAGAAAGAGACTTTGAATGCCCGTGAGGCAACACCGGAGAAAATAAATCTCAAAACTATGAAGCAAGATCTGAGGAAGAACAAATCACATCCATCAGATGAGAAAGATCTTGACTCTGGTTCTAAACTTGGTGGAGTTTTACGAGAAGCGGTAACGCAGAGATTTCCCACTGTTATTTCAAAGGGTGAAATTCAGAGGAAACATAGAAGAACTGCAAGTGTTCACTCGGAAGATAAAATTTCCGCATCCCACAAATTAAAATTCAACAGAGGTAAGGTAGTCAGCCTGCAACATGAGAGCAATGCTCCAAGAATACTCAGATTCAGGCGGGCTAGAACAGCAAATAACATCCAAAATGCGAAAGGAGATGTATACACAAAAGGCTACAAAAGCAAGACAGGGCCAAGTGGTGCAGACTCAAATTCTCCTATGTCAAAAGCACCTACTGTTGTTTTAAGACATCAAGATGCGCAGGAAAAGAAGGATACCCAAGGTTTGTTAAACCAGGTGATTGAGGAAACTGCTAGTAAACTTGTGGAGACCAGGAAGAGCAAGGTGAAGGCCCTGGTTGGTGCTTTTGAAACCGTCATTTCTCTCCAAGACAGCAAAGCAGCTCCCCATGCTGTTCCATGA
- the LOC103983604 gene encoding probable galacturonosyltransferase 14 isoform X2 — protein sequence MKLANELYKILDQVNSEELPVGLKVPGSFSEFLSDMKNNQDDAKTFAVRLKVMMEYMDREVKRSRLAEQLHKYFAATSIPKGMHCLSLRLTDEYSSNAQARKELPPPELLHLLSDNSYHHFVVASDNILAASVVVTSVVRSSLQPERVVFHVITDKMTYPSMHSWFALNPLSPAIIEVKGVHQFDWLTRDNVPLLEAFENHHGVGNHYHGNHIMGMNVGDSPMIFASKLQARSSKFISLLSHLRIYLPELFPNLSTVVFLDDDVVVQHDLSPLWEIDLLGKVNGAVETCKGEDTRVMAKHFRTYFNFSHPLIANELDPDECAWAYGMNVFDLNAWRKTSIRKTYHYWVKENLKSNLTLWKFGTLPPALIAFRNYVHPIDPSWHMLGLGYQESTDLERVRKAAVIHYNGQCKPWLEIGFKHLQPFWTKHVNYLNDFIRNCHILEPQWFPQN from the exons ATG AAGCTTGCTAACGAATTATACAAGATACTTGACCAAGTAAACTCTGAGGAACTTCCAGTTGGCCTGAAAGTGCCAGGATCTTTCAGTGAGTTTCTTTCCGACATGAAGAATAACCAGGATGATGCCAAGACTTTTGCTGTAAGGTTGAAAGTGATG ATGGAATATATGGATAGGGAGGTGAAAAGATCAAGACTGGCAGAACAATTGCACAAATATTTTGCTGCAACTAGTATTCCCAAAGGCATGCATTGTCTCTCTTTGCGTTTGACTGATGAGTATTCATCCAACGCCCAAGCTCGTAAGGAGTTGCCACCACCAGAGTTGCTACATTTGCTCTCTGATAACTCGTATCACCATTTTGTTGTAGCCAGTGATAACATTCTGGCAGCCTCTGTTGTGGTCACCTCTGTTGTAAGATCTTCATTACAACCTGAAAGGGTTGTCTTCCATGTCATAACTGACAAGATGACTTATCCAAGCATGCATTCATGGTTTGCTTTGAATCCTCTTTCCCCTGCTATAATTGAGGTGAAAGGAGTTCACCAATTTGACTGGTTAACAAGAGATAATGTGCCTCTTCTTGAAGCTTTTGAAAATCACCATGGTGTGGGAAACCACTATCATGGAAATCATATCATGGGCATGAATGTTGGTGACAGTCCAATGATTTTTGCTTCTAAACTGCAGGCGAGGAGTTCAAAATTTATTTCTCTGCTCAGCCATTTGCGCATATACCTGCCTGAG CTCTTTCCAAACCTCAGTACGGTGGtgtttcttgatgatgatgttgttgtTCAACATGACTTGTCACCATTGTGGGAGATTGATCTTCTTGGAAAAGTAAATGGTGCTGTAGAAACTTGCAAAGGTGAAGATACTCGGGTGATGGCTAAGCACTTCAGGACATATTTCAACTTTTCACATCCCCTCATAGCCAATGAATTGGACCCTGATGAGTGTGCATGGGCATATGGGATGAATGTATTTGATTTAAATGCCTGGAGGAAGACGAGCATTAGAAAAACATACCACTACTGGGTCAAGGAG AACTTAAAGTCAAACCTGACACTGTGGAAGTTCGGAACGTTGCCTCCAGCCCTCATAGCATTCAGAAATTATGTGCATCCTATAGACCCATCATGGCATATGCTCGGTTTGGGCTATCAGGAATCGACAGACCTTGAGAGGGTGAGGAAGGCTGCTGTGATACACTACAATGGGCAATGCAAACCATGGCTGGAGATCGGATTTAAGCACCTCCAGCCATTTTGGACAAAGCACGTTAACTATTTGAACGACTTCATAAGGAACTGTCATATCTTGGAGCCACAATGGTTTCCACAAAACTAA
- the LOC135672877 gene encoding heparanase-like protein 1: MILQLVLFVLCSIGGALSEESPDVTIIVKGSDLAAETDDTFVCATLDWWPHDKCNYNQCPWGQSSVLNLDLSHPFLANAIQAFDRLRIRVGGSLQDQVVYGMPSLEYPCLPFSKMSGGLFGFSKACLSIERWDELNLLFQKTGAIITFGLNALRGRHRVHNGLWAGDWNSTNTRDFIEYTISKGYEVDSWEFGNELSGRGIDARVSAEQYAKDLVVLRSLLKELYEDSNTQPMLVAPGGFFDQQWYAQLLQDSGLGVVNVMTHHIYNLGGGDDSHIESKIMDPQYLSRVADTFRNLQLTIERHGPWSSAWVGEAGGAFNSGSRLVSNTFLNSFWYLDQLGMASKYNTKVYCRQTLIGGNYGLLDTNTFIPNPDYYSALLWHRLMGKGVLSVDISGSSYLRAYAHCRKGKAGISLVLINLSKSTKFSVTVRNDLNVILAEGEGIHKENSFIHGLKRTFSWVGKKASDESEKREEYHLTGKDDNHLSRTVLLNDTPLELTEDGDIPPLDPVHVPTNSPVDVSPLSIAFVVFPNFEAQACA, encoded by the exons ATGATTTTACAGCTTGTGTTGTTTGTACTCTGTTCCATCGGTGGAGCTCTCTCTGAAGAATCCCCAGATGTAACGATCATAGTCAAAGGATCTGATCTAGCTGCTGAGACTGATGATACTTTTGTCTGTGCAACTCTTGATTGGTGGCCTCATGACAAGTGTAACTATAATCAATGTCCATGGGGACAATCTTCGGTTCTGAATCtg GACTTATCGCATCCTTTCCTAGCTAATGCCATCCAAG CTTTTGATCGTTTGCGGATACGAGTTGGAGGCTCCTTACAAGACCAAGTTGTGTATGGCATGCCAAGTTTAGAGTATCCATGCCTTCCTTTTTCCAAGATGAGTGGTGGCTTGTTTGGTTTTTCTAAAGCTTGCTTGAGCATAGAAAGGTGGGACGAGCTAAACCTTCTTTTTCAGAAGACGGG AGCGATTATCACATTTGGTCTGAATGCACTACGTGGGAGGCACCGTGTACACAACGGTCTGTGGGCAGGTGATTGGAACTCCACAAATACTCGAGATTTCATTGAGTACACAATCTCAAAAGGATACGAGGTTGATTCATGGGAATTCG GAAATGAATTGAGTGGAAGAGGTATCGACGCAAGAGTTAGTGCTGAACAATATGCAAAAGATTTGGTTGTCCTTAGATCTCTTCTTAAGGAGTTATATGAAGATTCAAACACGCAACCGATGCTAGTTGCTCCTGGAGGATTCTTTGATCAGCAATGGTATGCTCAGCTTCTACAGGATTCAGGTCTGGGTGTTGTCAACGTCATGACACATCATATATACAATCTTGGTGGAG GCGATGATTCCCATATTGAGAGTAAAATAATGGATCCTCAATATTTAAGTCGGGTAGCAGATACATTCAGAAATCTCCAACTTACAATAGAAAGACATGGACCATGGTCATCTGCTTGGGTAGGGGAAGCTGGTGGTGCATTCAACAGCGGAAGCCGCCTTGTCTCGAATACATTTCTCAACAGCTTCTG GTACTTGGATCAATTGGGCATGGCATCAAAGTACAACACTAAGGTTTATTGCAGGCAGACCTTGATTGGAGGGAATTATGGTCTCCTCGACACAAACACTTTCATACCGAATCCTGATTACTACAG TGCGCTACTGTGGCATCGGCTAATGGGGAAAGGAGTACTTTCCGTGGATATCAGTGGCTCGTCATACTTACGAGCCTATGCCCACTGCAGGAAAGGAAAG GCAGGCATCTCTCTAGTCTTGATCAACCTAAGCAAATCCACCAAGTTTAGTGTGACCGTCCGAAACGATCTCAACGTCATTCTGGCCGAGGGGGAAGGCATTCACAAGGAAAATTCCTTCATCCACGGTCTTAAGAGAACATTCTCCTGGGTGGGCAAGAAAGCATCAGATGAGTCGGAAAAGAGAGAGGAGTATCATCTGACCGGTAAGGATGATAACCATCTAAGCCGAACTGTCCTATTGAATGACACTCCTTTGGAGCTCACCGAAGATGGAGATATTCCACCTCTGGATCCTGTACATGTTCCAACCAACTCTCCTGTAGATGTATCACCCTTGTCTATTGCATTTGTCGTTTTCCCCAACTTCGAAGCTCAAGCTTGCGCTTAA
- the LOC135672880 gene encoding SNAP25 homologous protein SNAP33-like: protein MSTWKTPLSGNQQQHAKPGFSGSNPFDSVPDSDRFGDSKDKGSGTTSPQVLHSGFSTAKARYKNDFRDSGGIENQSVQELQNYSAYKAEETTIKLNGCLKIAEEIREGASNTLVTLHQQGEQITRTHQAVADIEPDLSRGEKLLGSLGGLFSKKWKPKKTHKIKGPLSIKDDSSERSRHLEQRQRLGLAAPLPRSEPQHFSEPASALQKVEIEKAKQDDVLSDLSNLLGELKNMAIDMGSEFEKQNVALDRAQDDVDEMNTRVHGANLRGRRLLRK from the exons ATGAGCACGTGGAAGACTCCTCTATCAGGCAATCAGCAACAACATGCCAAACCTGGATTTTCTGGCTCCAACCCTTTTGATTCTGTTCCTGACTCCGATCGGTTTGGTGATAGCAAAGACAAAGGAAGTGGGACAACTTCCCCACAAGTCCTGCATTCCGGATTTTCTACTGCAAAAGCCAGATACAAGAATGATTTTCGTGATTCAGGGGGTATCGAGAACCAATCAGTTCAGGAACTGCAAAACTATTCTGCATACAAGGCTGAGGAGACTACCATTAAGCTGAATGGCTGCCTTAAAATTGCTGAAGAAATTAGAGAAGGCGCTTCAAATACTCTTGTCACCTTGCATCAACAAGGTGAACAAATTACTAGGACTCATCAAGCTGTTGCAGACATTGAGCCGGACCTTAGTAGG GGTGAAAAGCTTTTGGGAAGTCTCGGTGGATTGTTTTCCAAGAAATGGAAGCCAAAGAAAACACACAAAATAAAGGGACCTCTTTCGATTAAAG ATGATTCTTCTGAAAGGAGTAGGCACCTGGAGCAAAGGCAGAGGTTGGGATTGGCAGCTCCTCTGCCTCGGTCAGAACCTCAACATTTTTCTGAACCAGCATCTGCCCTCCAGAAAGTCGAG ATTGAGAAGGCAAAGCAAGACGATGTCCTTTCTGATCTGAGCAATTTGTTAGGTGAGCTGAAAAATATGGCTATCGACATGGGCTCTGAGTTTGAGAA GCAGAATGTGGCTTTGGACCGGGCGCAGGATGACGTAGATGAGATGAATACCAGAGTTCACGGAGCAAACCTTCGTGGTCGTCGACTTCTTAGAAAATAG
- the LOC135672879 gene encoding casein kinase II subunit alpha-2, whose translation MRDAPDRRFLVTILLAIVLVALPAPPARSPSAAPPPGSGDRIADLKGKIETREVDNGTMSKARVYADVNVLRPKDYWDYESLTVQWGDQDDYEVVRKVGRGKYSEVFEGINVSNNERCIIKILKPVKKKKIKREIKILQNLCGGPNIVKLLDIVRDQHSKTPSLIFEYVNNTDFKVLYPTLTDYDIRYYIYELLKALDYCHSQGIMHRDVKPHNVMIDHELRKLRLIDWGLAEFYHPGKEYNVRVASRYFKGPELLVDLQDYDYSLDMWSLGCMFAGMIFRKEPFFYGHDNHDQLVKIAKVLGTDELNAYLNKYRLELDPQLEALVGRHSRKPWARFINADNQHLVSPEAIDFLDRLLRYDHQDRLTAREAMAHPYFLQVRAAENSRTRTQ comes from the exons ATGAGAGATGCCCCCGATCGCCGGTTCCTCGTCACAATCCTCCTAGCTATTGTGCTCGTGGCTCTCCCCGCTCCTCCGGCGCGCTCCCCTTCTGCTGCTCCTCCGCCTGGAAGTGGTGACCGAATCGCCGATCTCAAGGGCAAGATCGAGACCCGCGAGGTCGATAACGGGACGATGTCCAAGGCTCGTGTCTACGCCGACGTCAACGTCCTCCGGCCCAAGGACTACTGGGATTACGAATCCCTCACCGTCCAGTGGGG GGATCAAGATGACTATGAGGTTGTTCGAAAGGTTGGCAGAGGAAAATATAGTGAGGTATTTGAGGGCATAAATGTTTCCAACAATGAGCGTTGCATCATCAAGATCCTCAAGCCTGTGAAGAAAAAAAAG ATTAAGAGGGAGATAAAGATTCTTCAGAACCTTTGTGGTGGCCCAAATATTGTGAAATTGCTTGACATTGTCAGGGACCAGCATTCAAAAACTCCTAGCTTGATATTTGAATATGTGAACAACACAGATTTTAAAGTCCTATACCCTACATTGACCGACTATGACATTCGTTACTATATCTATGAGCTTCTTAAG GCACTAGATTACTGTCATTCACAAGGTATCATGCATCGAGATGTCAAGCCTCACAATGTCATGATAGATCATGAGCTTCGGAAGCTTCGCTTGATAGATTGGGGACTTGCCGAGTTCTACCATCCAGGCAAAGAGTATAATGTTCGTGTTGCATCAAG GTACTTCAAGGGGCCAGAACTACTTGTTGATTTACAGGATTATGACTACTCCTTGGACATGTGGAGCCTTGGATGCATGTTTGCTGGAATG ATATTTCGCAAGGAACCTTTCTTTTATGGACATGACAATCATGATCAGCTTGTAAAAATTGCGAAG GTTCTTGGAACAGATGAGTTAAATGCTTACTTGAACAAATACCGTCTAGAGCTTGATCCACAACTTGAAGCTCTTGTTGGAAG GCATAGCAGGAAACCTTGGGCTCGATTCATTAATGCAGATAACCAACATCTAGTTTCTCCAGAG GCAATAGATTTTCTTGATAGGCTTCTTCGCTATGACCACCAGGATAGGCTTACAGCACGAGAAGCCATG GCACACCCATATTTTCTTCAAGTAAGAGCTGCAGAGAACAGCAGGACTCGCACCCAGTAA
- the LOC103983603 gene encoding uncharacterized protein LOC103983603 — translation MPSPHHLRHHHNHSPTDQRCCCCSCCCYSTCCSPHNPSPPPSLTTSDHLLQALATQLLLQSESQSRPLLDSHQPLLKPHQAPPPLHPLFQDHQHGRAYHQHHPPPQQLYQHQAYPLIHSLLRRVSALESSFPHLASSASPPPSPLTNHQQRRPVTPPPPPPPPTYSYSSSAPSLRDLAARKIQASFRRLLLRRSQTLRHLKDLAAMKSHVAALRSALSDKAHADPRALSERAMDLLLRLDAVQSSGPIVREGKRSISRELARILEFIDKVLVKEHQLSLDAIEIAGNGGQERSFVEDGRTESEGAEEVMRVAKKVSFLEDGKRSRVSFSGCNQFVEELSNAGYQNGQVKSLGGKAARNGARDRMGSERFYEISEDEKSSEGSVENSSRVEKFLSRNGRLGLSAPLPVQMEPRRM, via the exons ATGCCTTCCCCTCACCACCTCCGCCACCACCACAACCACAGCCCAACAGATCAGCGCTGTTGCTGCTGTTCTTGTTGCTGTTACAGCACCTGCTGCTCGCCCCACAacccttctccaccaccgtctCTCACCACATCTGATCACCTCCTCCAAGCCCTCGCCACCCAACTCCTCCTCCAATCCGAATCCCAATCCCGTCCCCTTCTTGACTCCCATCAACCCCTACTCAAACCCCACCAAGCCCCACCCCCACTTCATCCCCTTTTCCAAGATCACCAACATGGTCGTGCTTACCACCAGCACCATCCTCCTCCTCAGCAGCTCTATCAGCATCAAGCTTATCCTCTCATTCATTCGCTCCTCCGCCGTGTTTCCGCCCTCGAGTCCTCTTTCCCCCATCTCGCCTCCTCCGCTTCACCTCCGCCTTCTCCTCTTACAAACCATCAACAAAGAAGACCAGtaacaccaccaccgccaccgccaccgccaacttattcttattcttcttctgctCCATCGCTTCGAGACTTGGCAGCGCGGAAAATCCAAGCCTCGTTCCGCCGCTTACTTCTTCGGAGATCCCAGACGCTCCGCCACCTCAAGGACCTCGCCGCCATGAAATCCCACGTTGCGGCGCTTAGATCCGCGCTTTCGGACAAGGCCCACGCCGACCCCAGAGCCCTCTCCGAGAGAGCCATGGATCTGCTTCTCCGATTGGATGCCGTCCAG AGCAGCGGCCCGATCGTTCGAGAAGGGAAGCGGTCGATCAGCAGGGAACTGGCCCGGATACTGGAGTTCATTGATAAGGTGTTGGTCAAAGAGCACCAGCTGTCTCTCGACGCGATTGAGATCGCCGGGAACGGTGGACAGGAAAGATCTTTTGTGGAGGATGGAAGGACTGAAAGTGAAGGAGCTGAGGAAGTTATGAGGGTTGCCAAAAAAGTGAGCTTTTTAGAAGATGGGAAGAGATCAAGGGTTTCTTTTAGCGGCTGCAACCAGTTTGTGGAGGAACTCAGCAATGCCGGTTATCAAAATGGTCAGGTGAAGAGCTTAGGTGGGAAAGCTGCAAGGAACGGGGCAAGAGATCGTATGGGATCAGAAAGGTTTTATGAGATCAGTGAAGATGAGAAGAGCTCTGAGGGTTCTGTAGAGAACAGTAGCAGAGTTGAGAAGTTCCTGAGTCGGAATGGCAGGTTGGGACTCTCTGCTCCCTTGCCTGTGCAAATGGAGCCTAGGAGAATGTAA
- the LOC103983604 gene encoding probable galacturonosyltransferase 13 isoform X1, whose translation MQIRLSPSMRSITISNSNGLLDLMKVKVAARHISYRTLFYTVLILAFLLPFVFILTAIVTLEGVNKCSSFDCLGRRLGPRFLSRGGDDSMKLANELYKILDQVNSEELPVGLKVPGSFSEFLSDMKNNQDDAKTFAVRLKVMMEYMDREVKRSRLAEQLHKYFAATSIPKGMHCLSLRLTDEYSSNAQARKELPPPELLHLLSDNSYHHFVVASDNILAASVVVTSVVRSSLQPERVVFHVITDKMTYPSMHSWFALNPLSPAIIEVKGVHQFDWLTRDNVPLLEAFENHHGVGNHYHGNHIMGMNVGDSPMIFASKLQARSSKFISLLSHLRIYLPELFPNLSTVVFLDDDVVVQHDLSPLWEIDLLGKVNGAVETCKGEDTRVMAKHFRTYFNFSHPLIANELDPDECAWAYGMNVFDLNAWRKTSIRKTYHYWVKENLKSNLTLWKFGTLPPALIAFRNYVHPIDPSWHMLGLGYQESTDLERVRKAAVIHYNGQCKPWLEIGFKHLQPFWTKHVNYLNDFIRNCHILEPQWFPQN comes from the exons ATGCAGATTAGGCTCTCGCCTAGCATGAGAAGCATCACGATATCGAACAGCAATGGACTATTGGACTTGATGAAGGTGAAGGTCGCCGCCCGCCACATCTCATACCGGACCCTCTTTTACACCGTCCTCATCCTCGCCTTCCTCTTGCCCTTTGTCTTCATCCTCACTGCCATCGTCACCCTCGAGGGCGTCAATAAGTGCTCCTCCTTCG ATTGTTTGGGGAGGCGGCTAGGACCAAGGTTTCTTAGTCGGGGTGGTGATGATTCCATG AAGCTTGCTAACGAATTATACAAGATACTTGACCAAGTAAACTCTGAGGAACTTCCAGTTGGCCTGAAAGTGCCAGGATCTTTCAGTGAGTTTCTTTCCGACATGAAGAATAACCAGGATGATGCCAAGACTTTTGCTGTAAGGTTGAAAGTGATG ATGGAATATATGGATAGGGAGGTGAAAAGATCAAGACTGGCAGAACAATTGCACAAATATTTTGCTGCAACTAGTATTCCCAAAGGCATGCATTGTCTCTCTTTGCGTTTGACTGATGAGTATTCATCCAACGCCCAAGCTCGTAAGGAGTTGCCACCACCAGAGTTGCTACATTTGCTCTCTGATAACTCGTATCACCATTTTGTTGTAGCCAGTGATAACATTCTGGCAGCCTCTGTTGTGGTCACCTCTGTTGTAAGATCTTCATTACAACCTGAAAGGGTTGTCTTCCATGTCATAACTGACAAGATGACTTATCCAAGCATGCATTCATGGTTTGCTTTGAATCCTCTTTCCCCTGCTATAATTGAGGTGAAAGGAGTTCACCAATTTGACTGGTTAACAAGAGATAATGTGCCTCTTCTTGAAGCTTTTGAAAATCACCATGGTGTGGGAAACCACTATCATGGAAATCATATCATGGGCATGAATGTTGGTGACAGTCCAATGATTTTTGCTTCTAAACTGCAGGCGAGGAGTTCAAAATTTATTTCTCTGCTCAGCCATTTGCGCATATACCTGCCTGAG CTCTTTCCAAACCTCAGTACGGTGGtgtttcttgatgatgatgttgttgtTCAACATGACTTGTCACCATTGTGGGAGATTGATCTTCTTGGAAAAGTAAATGGTGCTGTAGAAACTTGCAAAGGTGAAGATACTCGGGTGATGGCTAAGCACTTCAGGACATATTTCAACTTTTCACATCCCCTCATAGCCAATGAATTGGACCCTGATGAGTGTGCATGGGCATATGGGATGAATGTATTTGATTTAAATGCCTGGAGGAAGACGAGCATTAGAAAAACATACCACTACTGGGTCAAGGAG AACTTAAAGTCAAACCTGACACTGTGGAAGTTCGGAACGTTGCCTCCAGCCCTCATAGCATTCAGAAATTATGTGCATCCTATAGACCCATCATGGCATATGCTCGGTTTGGGCTATCAGGAATCGACAGACCTTGAGAGGGTGAGGAAGGCTGCTGTGATACACTACAATGGGCAATGCAAACCATGGCTGGAGATCGGATTTAAGCACCTCCAGCCATTTTGGACAAAGCACGTTAACTATTTGAACGACTTCATAAGGAACTGTCATATCTTGGAGCCACAATGGTTTCCACAAAACTAA